Within Metabacillus sp. KUDC1714, the genomic segment CTGTATGTTAGTGCGTCACCACCACTATTTAAGTTTGATAGAAAGGAGCCATAATAGCCTTTGCGAACTCCTTTCCCAACTAAACCCCATTTTCCATGTTTATTTTTTTGGAGAAACAAACGAATATCAAACGGATATCCCTGATTATCTAGGAGTGGAAGTAGCGGTTGAAGTAGATAGGTTTGCTGTTTTAAAAGTTTTTCACACCAACTCGCAAACTCCTTTATTGATTGAAAATCCTTTGTTTTTTTATCTTTACCTTTATGGTAGGTGATCATAATCGCTTTAGTATGATGTTTCACTGCAATGATCCCGTTCCCTCTCGAACCATTAATAGGTTTTAATAAACAAGTGGTGTCAACCTTCAAACGGTGGAGAATTTGATTTGGTTCTCGTACTAGTTCTGTGTGAGGAAGGTAGCTGCTAATAATCGGATCACTCTGTAAAGATTGATAGATTTTCCACTTGTCTGGTAACCCAAATCCTAAAAAGGTTGTTTGTGGATTCTTTTTAAGCCATTCAACAATTGGTTTGCATTTATAAATCGCTTGTTTTTGGTGATAAAAGCAACGATCATAAATAAATGAAGGGATAGGGAACACCTCATTTTTCCAACTCTGTGTCTGTTGATCATATTTCTCACCATTAATCATTAATGTGGAAGGTTCAATTGAAGTAGGCTCAAATCTAACGAATTGAATGTTAAATTGTGCACTACGTTTGGCAATTTCAGTCGCATATCCATTCTCATGATGTTTATTAACGACTAAAAAGCCTAAAGTCGGTTGTTCCAATTTGGTCAACTCCATTCACTTATTTCTCCTTACTCCTCTAACTTAGATAAAGCGAGGCTTCATGGTTAAATAACTAACGTCTTCTCAATCTCCATTAAAGTGAGATAAAAATAAACAATAATTAATGACAGCATGTGCTGAAGGTCTGATTTTCAACTTTCTCTGATCATCTATTGATTTAGATGGCTTTGTATTTACCTCAATGATCCAAGGATGACCATCTTGATCTAATGCCAGGTCAATCCCGAACTCACCAAACTCTCCACCAGCATGAAGACAGATACAAGTTACAATTTCCAGTGAAAGTTCGGCTAACAGTTTCCTGAGATGAAGACTTTCACTTTTTCCATACAGTTCATTTAAAATACTCTTTATTTGGTAAAGCTCACCACCTCGTGCTAAGTTCGCAACAAACTGGTTTACGCTTGAAACTCTAGCTATGCTTGAGGAAACTTTCCATTGATGAAAATCCTTCTTGTGGCATAAGAATCGAAAATCAAGTGTCCGATCTTGATACCTTTTTAAGTGGATCGTCTCTTGCAGCAAAAAGCCTTCTCTTTTTAGTCGAGGATAAAGGGCGGAAAATAGTTGTTGAAAGCTCTCATATTCATTATTCATTTCACCGGAGAAAGTAGTGTAGTCAAGAAGGTGGGTCCCATCTTCTCTTTCCTTTACTCGAAAAATTCGTTTTCCTTGGCTACCATTTATCGGTTTAATGAACAGATCTTTTTTATCTTTGAGCATATTCTCAAAATTGGATTTTGATTCTAATAAATGACTTTCAGGTAAAAAAGGTTTGAGATGCTCGCTAGCAGCTAAAATTTGATGAACCTCCCATTTATTTAAAAAGCGATCGTTAAAATAAGGGACCTTATTCTCAATAAAATCAGACGTAACATGTAAAAATGTTTTAGAGTGTTCAACTTTTCTCGAATGGATACGGTTGTGTACCACATCTGGATATGGAACGATCGCTTCCTGCCACTGATTTTGATTGAAGTAGTACCCTTTTATTTGTTCTTTGTTATAAGTTGATAGAGAAAAAATATAAAAGAAAGCGCCAATTGCTTCGCAACATATAGCAAGCTCCTTGCAAAACTCATGAATAGACCCAAAGCTTACGTCTTTATCGGTTTTTTTTATTTCGGTTAACAGACCGATCACAGGTCCAAGCTGGAGTTGATCGTAATTGATTAGCTTTCCTTGAAGTGATAAGGAATGTAAAGGTAGGTGAATATCAGTTAAAAGTTGTTCACTGAGAGACAAACTTAGACTATCCTCATTAATAAATACGATTGGACATTTCACAGTATGCATTCCACAGACAATT encodes:
- a CDS encoding YheC/YheD family endospore coat-associated protein, which gives rise to MELTKLEQPTLGFLVVNKHHENGYATEIAKRSAQFNIQFVRFEPTSIEPSTLMINGEKYDQQTQSWKNEVFPIPSFIYDRCFYHQKQAIYKCKPIVEWLKKNPQTTFLGFGLPDKWKIYQSLQSDPIISSYLPHTELVREPNQILHRLKVDTTCLLKPINGSRGNGIIAVKHHTKAIMITYHKGKDKKTKDFQSIKEFASWCEKLLKQQTYLLQPLLPLLDNQGYPFDIRLFLQKNKHGKWGLVGKGVRKGYYGSFLSNLNSGGDALTYSDWSSTLSSKQKVLLEDELRTISTHLPTSLEEKVTRLFEIGVDIGYAKDGSVWILDMNSKPGRKTLIETNPNAAENLFEAPLAYCHFLRNQAAIKESN
- a CDS encoding YheC/YheD family endospore coat-associated protein — encoded protein: MKQKIIEITPLLNTSKPYLCEMSEKLRNYLGLPKNLYSLKIVCGMHTVKCPIVFINEDSLSLSLSEQLLTDIHLPLHSLSLQGKLINYDQLQLGPVIGLLTEIKKTDKDVSFGSIHEFCKELAICCEAIGAFFYIFSLSTYNKEQIKGYYFNQNQWQEAIVPYPDVVHNRIHSRKVEHSKTFLHVTSDFIENKVPYFNDRFLNKWEVHQILAASEHLKPFLPESHLLESKSNFENMLKDKKDLFIKPINGSQGKRIFRVKEREDGTHLLDYTTFSGEMNNEYESFQQLFSALYPRLKREGFLLQETIHLKRYQDRTLDFRFLCHKKDFHQWKVSSSIARVSSVNQFVANLARGGELYQIKSILNELYGKSESLHLRKLLAELSLEIVTCICLHAGGEFGEFGIDLALDQDGHPWIIEVNTKPSKSIDDQRKLKIRPSAHAVINYCLFLSHFNGD